Proteins from a single region of Haloarcula laminariae:
- a CDS encoding hybrid sensor histidine kinase/response regulator, giving the protein MFRRTPDHVRVVLVDDDADVAASVAAVLRRTAEFDVEIAPSASEARKTLEANPPDCVVSEYNLPGADGIEFCEAVRERYPELPIVLFTGRGSEAVASDAFSAGVTDYLRKEATGERYELLADRVRDAVEARRSERLAVRREELMGLTEFVGDTGGWELDAATDTALLTDGLCRLLGLDERTLLPRVELLSFVHPDDREEVANALDRATETGDRDRGTWRLRTAAAEQRVVEITIRPTTEGGDVRCLRGTVRDITERRRHEQKLQRYKRIFDTMEEAACIYDADGRFEIVNDYLADFYGTTRAELVGRKGHLIEKVRADADGDPYQELLDGNREEIRDEIEAEFPDHGVEVLSFRLTPLRIDGEIDGVVGVAHEVTDHRERERELQEQNERLDDFASIVSHDLRNPLNVASGHVELAREECNSDHLDRVSECHDRMERLIDELLTLARAGDVATDVEPVEIATAAKSVWKHVSTAEATLAVDTDLTIRADRHRLEQLLGNLFRNAVEHGSTSPDSQARQDAGDDPNGRPEVDTVDGSEDVTVTVGSLPDGFYVADDGSGVAESERQDVFDAGYSTGESGTGFGLKIVEEIATAHGWEISLTESAHGGARFEITSVRGP; this is encoded by the coding sequence GTGTTCCGTCGGACTCCCGATCACGTCCGGGTGGTTCTCGTGGACGACGACGCCGACGTAGCGGCGTCCGTCGCGGCGGTTTTACGGCGGACGGCGGAGTTCGACGTGGAGATAGCCCCCAGCGCCAGTGAAGCGCGGAAGACGCTCGAAGCGAACCCGCCGGACTGTGTCGTCTCGGAGTACAACCTGCCGGGCGCGGACGGTATCGAGTTTTGCGAAGCCGTACGGGAGCGATACCCGGAGCTACCTATCGTTCTCTTTACCGGGCGTGGGAGCGAGGCGGTCGCCAGCGACGCCTTCTCGGCGGGCGTCACCGACTATCTCCGGAAGGAGGCGACCGGCGAGCGGTACGAACTGCTGGCCGACCGAGTCAGAGACGCCGTCGAGGCGCGGCGTAGCGAACGGCTGGCAGTGCGGCGGGAGGAGTTGATGGGGCTGACCGAGTTCGTCGGCGACACCGGCGGCTGGGAACTCGACGCCGCGACGGACACCGCGCTCCTGACCGACGGCCTGTGTCGCCTGCTCGGACTGGACGAACGGACCCTGCTCCCCAGGGTCGAACTGCTGTCGTTCGTCCACCCGGACGACCGCGAGGAGGTCGCAAACGCGCTCGACCGGGCGACCGAGACCGGCGACCGCGACCGCGGGACGTGGCGGCTCCGCACTGCCGCCGCCGAGCAGCGGGTAGTCGAGATTACGATACGGCCGACGACGGAGGGCGGTGACGTTCGATGCCTCCGCGGGACGGTACGCGATATCACGGAGCGGCGGCGACACGAACAGAAGCTACAGCGCTACAAGCGCATCTTCGACACGATGGAGGAGGCCGCGTGTATCTACGACGCCGACGGACGGTTCGAGATAGTCAACGACTATCTGGCCGACTTCTACGGAACCACGCGGGCGGAGCTAGTCGGACGGAAGGGCCACCTCATCGAGAAGGTCCGTGCGGACGCCGACGGGGACCCGTACCAGGAGCTGTTGGATGGGAACCGGGAGGAGATACGGGACGAAATCGAGGCGGAGTTTCCCGACCACGGCGTCGAGGTGCTTTCCTTCCGGCTGACGCCGCTGCGAATCGACGGCGAAATCGACGGCGTCGTCGGCGTCGCCCACGAAGTCACCGACCACAGAGAGCGCGAACGCGAACTGCAGGAGCAAAACGAACGGCTCGATGACTTCGCCAGCATCGTCAGCCACGACCTCCGGAACCCGCTGAACGTCGCCAGCGGCCACGTGGAGCTCGCACGCGAGGAGTGCAACAGCGACCATCTAGACCGTGTCAGCGAGTGCCACGACCGGATGGAACGGCTGATAGACGAGCTGTTGACGCTGGCCCGGGCCGGCGACGTTGCGACGGATGTGGAACCGGTCGAGATAGCGACGGCCGCAAAGAGCGTGTGGAAACACGTCTCGACGGCCGAGGCGACGCTCGCGGTCGATACCGACCTGACAATCAGAGCCGACCGCCACCGGCTGGAACAGCTGCTCGGCAACCTCTTCCGGAACGCCGTGGAACACGGTTCCACGAGCCCCGACTCACAAGCTCGTCAGGACGCCGGCGACGACCCGAACGGTCGGCCGGAAGTCGATACCGTCGACGGAAGCGAGGACGTGACGGTCACCGTCGGGTCGCTCCCGGACGGGTTCTACGTCGCCGACGACGGCTCGGGAGTCGCGGAGTCGGAGCGACAGGACGTCTTCGACGCCGGCTACTCGACCGGCGAGTCTGGAACCGGGTTCGGACTGAAAATCGTCGAGGAGATAGCGACGGCCCACGGCTGGGAGATATCGCTGACCGAGTCAGCGCACGGCGGCGCGCGCTTCGAGATTACGAGTGTGAGAGGCCCGTAG
- a CDS encoding universal stress protein — protein MALETLLLAVGPNDANRVEELADTVIDIAGPAGADVVIAHVFTDEEYENVVEQLEFAAVAEADADEVADRHTTVRELRDLLTAAEISTSVQGAVGDHGDEIVDLAKSVHADLVVVGGRKRSPTGKAVFGSVAQEVMLSSPCPVTFVRGDE, from the coding sequence ATGGCACTCGAAACCCTGCTTCTCGCAGTCGGACCCAACGACGCGAACCGAGTCGAAGAACTCGCGGACACCGTTATCGACATCGCTGGGCCGGCCGGGGCCGACGTAGTCATCGCACACGTATTCACGGACGAGGAGTACGAGAACGTCGTCGAGCAACTGGAGTTTGCCGCCGTCGCGGAGGCCGACGCCGACGAGGTCGCCGACCGACACACGACGGTCCGGGAGCTCCGCGACCTCCTGACAGCGGCCGAGATATCCACGAGCGTCCAGGGTGCGGTCGGCGACCACGGCGACGAAATCGTCGACCTCGCGAAGTCCGTCCACGCCGACCTCGTCGTCGTCGGCGGCCGCAAGCGCTCGCCGACGGGCAAGGCCGTCTTCGGCTCGGTCGCCCAGGAAGTCATGCTGTCGTCGCCCTGTCCCGTGACCTTCGTCCGCGGCGACGAGTGA
- the ppc gene encoding phosphoenolpyruvate carboxylase — protein MTLHAREINQDVRELGELLGDVLEAQSSTEAFEIVERTRLASIEYRRGDAETREEVGRTLDRLDPEMQDIVARAFTTYFELINLAEERERVRETREGSQEGILADSVEEAVDILDERGADGEELQQVLEDVLIEPTFTAHPTEARRKTVKAKLRAVARDLEQLDEVRLTDREEERVERDLAAEVTSLWQTPQVRERRPEVTDEALNVQWYLENVLFEVIDEVYDELERAIEERYDEDIDVPKLYEFRSWAGSDRDGNPFVTPEVTEETLERQRDTILPLYRNKLKELSGVLSQDASNITTDATFDERLQEHKERLPGIASEAEERYPDEPYRQKLKLMRESVLRVSDVRQGGYENHEELLTDLRAIAESLRENNAEVIAESHVDPLVRKVDTFGFSLAGLDLRDHRKMHTDAIAESMERQGIDYAGMDEDERVEFLTEAILQDGSVIDMEDATGLSDDSARVLRRFRKTADWQDEFGVDAIDTYAISWCEEPSHVLEVLFLADQVGIVDLPGYCGLDIVPLLESEYALSGARRIMGTLFENEAYQMALEARTGVQEIMLGYSDSNKENGFLAANWSLYNNQKRLADITGDFDVDMRLFHGRGGSISRGGGPMNDAMLALPNETVTGQIKFTEQGEAIAEKYANHDIAERNLEQMLNAQVRARHNAMEDPVEEIPEAWREAMETAAPAAREEYQDLLQTEGFVDYFEQATPITVIENLNMGSRPASRSEDRSVDDLRAIPWVFSWTQARCIIPGWYSIATGLNAYLEDGGDMETLQEMYEEWPFFRTKIDNASLALARTDFDIAEEYADLADDDLRERIFPRLKGEYDETVDLVLDITKRDGLLSREWLEENLERRNPYVDPLNLLQVRLLAQSHLTETEKRTLRLTVQGIAAGMKNTG, from the coding sequence ATGACTTTGCACGCCAGAGAGATAAACCAAGACGTACGGGAGCTTGGCGAGCTCCTGGGTGACGTTCTCGAGGCGCAATCTTCGACTGAAGCGTTCGAAATCGTTGAGCGGACTCGACTGGCCTCGATCGAGTACCGCCGGGGCGACGCCGAGACCCGCGAGGAGGTCGGTCGCACCCTCGACCGCCTCGACCCCGAGATGCAGGACATCGTCGCCCGGGCGTTCACTACCTACTTCGAACTCATCAACCTCGCCGAGGAGCGCGAACGGGTCCGAGAGACCCGAGAAGGGAGCCAGGAGGGCATCCTGGCCGACAGCGTCGAGGAAGCCGTCGACATCCTGGACGAGCGCGGCGCCGACGGGGAAGAGCTACAGCAGGTCCTCGAGGACGTGCTCATCGAGCCGACCTTCACCGCCCACCCGACCGAGGCCCGCCGGAAGACCGTGAAGGCGAAGCTCCGGGCGGTCGCCCGAGACCTCGAACAGCTGGACGAGGTCCGGCTGACCGACCGCGAGGAGGAACGGGTCGAACGCGACCTCGCCGCCGAGGTGACGAGCCTCTGGCAGACCCCGCAGGTCCGTGAGCGACGCCCCGAAGTGACCGACGAGGCGCTCAACGTCCAGTGGTACCTCGAAAACGTCCTCTTCGAGGTCATCGACGAGGTGTACGACGAGCTGGAACGCGCCATCGAAGAGCGATACGACGAGGACATCGACGTCCCCAAGCTCTACGAGTTCCGTTCGTGGGCCGGGTCGGACCGCGACGGCAACCCCTTCGTGACCCCCGAGGTCACCGAGGAGACACTGGAGCGCCAGCGTGACACCATCCTGCCGCTGTACCGCAACAAGCTCAAGGAGCTCTCCGGCGTGCTCAGCCAGGACGCCTCGAACATCACCACCGACGCCACCTTCGACGAGCGGCTCCAGGAACACAAGGAGCGGCTGCCGGGGATTGCCAGCGAGGCCGAGGAGCGCTACCCCGACGAGCCCTACCGACAGAAGCTCAAGCTGATGCGCGAGTCGGTGCTTCGGGTCAGTGACGTGCGACAGGGCGGTTACGAGAACCACGAGGAGCTGCTGACGGACCTCCGCGCCATCGCAGAGAGCCTCCGGGAGAACAACGCCGAGGTCATCGCCGAGTCCCACGTCGACCCGCTGGTCCGGAAGGTCGACACCTTCGGCTTCTCGCTTGCGGGCCTCGACCTCCGTGACCACCGCAAGATGCACACGGACGCCATCGCCGAGTCGATGGAGCGACAGGGCATCGACTACGCCGGGATGGACGAGGACGAGCGCGTCGAGTTCCTCACGGAGGCCATCCTCCAGGACGGTTCGGTCATCGACATGGAGGACGCGACCGGCCTCTCCGATGACTCCGCCCGCGTGCTGCGGCGGTTCCGCAAGACGGCCGACTGGCAGGACGAGTTCGGCGTCGACGCCATCGACACCTACGCCATCTCCTGGTGCGAGGAGCCCAGCCACGTGCTCGAAGTCCTGTTCCTCGCCGACCAGGTCGGCATCGTCGACCTGCCCGGCTACTGCGGGCTGGACATCGTCCCGCTGCTGGAATCGGAGTACGCGCTCTCGGGGGCCCGACGCATCATGGGGACCCTGTTCGAGAACGAGGCCTACCAGATGGCCCTGGAGGCCCGCACCGGCGTCCAGGAGATAATGCTCGGCTACTCCGACTCCAACAAGGAGAACGGCTTCCTGGCCGCCAACTGGTCGCTGTACAACAACCAGAAGCGCCTGGCAGACATCACCGGCGACTTCGACGTCGACATGCGGCTGTTCCACGGCCGCGGCGGCTCTATCTCCCGCGGCGGCGGCCCGATGAACGACGCGATGCTCGCGCTGCCAAACGAGACCGTCACCGGTCAGATAAAGTTCACCGAGCAGGGCGAGGCCATCGCCGAGAAGTACGCGAACCACGACATCGCCGAGCGCAACCTGGAACAGATGCTGAACGCCCAGGTACGGGCCCGACACAACGCGATGGAGGACCCCGTCGAGGAGATACCCGAGGCGTGGCGGGAGGCCATGGAGACGGCCGCCCCCGCCGCCCGCGAGGAGTACCAGGACCTCCTCCAGACCGAGGGCTTCGTCGATTACTTCGAGCAGGCCACGCCCATCACGGTCATCGAGAACCTCAACATGGGCTCGCGGCCGGCCTCCCGCAGCGAGGACCGCAGCGTCGACGACCTCCGGGCCATCCCGTGGGTGTTCTCCTGGACCCAGGCCCGCTGTATCATCCCCGGCTGGTACTCCATCGCGACCGGGCTGAACGCCTACCTGGAGGACGGCGGCGACATGGAGACGCTCCAGGAGATGTACGAGGAGTGGCCCTTCTTCCGGACGAAAATCGACAACGCCTCGCTCGCGCTGGCCCGGACCGACTTCGACATCGCCGAGGAGTACGCCGACCTCGCGGACGACGACCTCCGGGAGCGCATCTTCCCGCGGCTCAAGGGGGAGTACGACGAGACCGTCGACCTCGTCCTCGACATCACCAAGCGCGACGGCCTGCTCTCCCGCGAGTGGCTGGAGGAGAACCTCGAACGCCGGAACCCCTACGTTGACCCGCTGAACCTGCTGCAGGTCCGGCTGCTCGCCCAGTCTCACCTCACGGAGACCGAGAAGCGGACCCTGCGGCTGACGGTACAGGGAATCGCCGCCGGGATGAAGAACACCGGGTAA
- a CDS encoding AMP-binding protein, which produces MSEFTDGPQAWVGAWSEKRAALTPDRTGLVDATTGGRYTYAALDRRANRASRLLRANGVGRGDGVAVVSRNRPAVVDLFLATAKTGSVLAPLSHRLAPPELAELLDRVDPALLAVEAPFLDETRAALADADTAAPAVVGIETTDGADTSGEVPTDVSTYAEALPADDGPVETPTLAPDDTHLLLHTGGSTGTPKETVVTHRAVVWNSLNTIASWGLRDDDVTPLTFPMFHTGGWNVVTVPVWHMGGTVVLAREFDPGQLLATVEREGATVLVAVPAVLRMLTDHDDWTAADLSSLRTVKSGGGPCRQSVMEKWWGRGIDLSQGYGLTECGPNNFAMPDGWPREKADTVGKPAMHVEARVVDGGEPVEPGTVGELQLRSPHAAAGYLDEPAETEATFGGGWVSTGDLASVDAEGYYRIEGRKKDMFVSGGENVYPSEVEAALSAHDGVDEVVVVPVPHDRWGEVGKAVVEGDDSLTLADVEAFCDGRLAGYKVPKRLAFVDEMPTSGPEKIDRQAVVERFGGE; this is translated from the coding sequence ATGTCTGAGTTCACGGACGGCCCGCAGGCCTGGGTCGGTGCCTGGAGCGAGAAGCGGGCGGCGCTGACGCCCGACCGAACCGGGCTGGTCGACGCGACCACCGGCGGGCGGTACACCTACGCGGCGCTCGACCGACGGGCAAACCGCGCGAGTCGATTGCTCCGAGCGAACGGCGTCGGCCGCGGCGACGGCGTCGCCGTCGTCTCGCGGAACCGCCCCGCGGTCGTCGACCTGTTCCTCGCAACGGCCAAGACCGGGAGCGTCCTCGCGCCGCTGTCCCACCGGCTCGCGCCGCCGGAACTCGCCGAGTTGCTCGACCGGGTCGACCCCGCCCTCCTGGCCGTCGAGGCGCCGTTTCTGGACGAGACGCGGGCGGCCCTCGCCGACGCCGACACTGCGGCGCCGGCCGTGGTGGGAATCGAGACGACCGACGGCGCGGACACGAGCGGCGAGGTCCCCACCGACGTATCGACCTACGCCGAGGCGCTCCCGGCCGACGACGGCCCCGTCGAGACACCGACGCTCGCGCCCGACGACACGCATCTGTTGCTCCACACCGGCGGCTCGACGGGCACGCCGAAAGAGACGGTCGTGACCCACCGGGCCGTCGTCTGGAACTCCCTGAACACCATCGCCTCGTGGGGGCTGCGTGACGACGACGTGACGCCGCTGACCTTCCCCATGTTCCACACCGGCGGGTGGAACGTCGTCACGGTCCCCGTCTGGCATATGGGCGGGACGGTTGTGCTCGCCCGCGAGTTCGACCCGGGTCAGCTACTCGCGACAGTCGAACGCGAGGGCGCGACGGTCCTCGTGGCAGTGCCCGCCGTCCTGCGGATGCTGACCGACCACGACGACTGGACGGCCGCCGACCTCTCGTCGCTGCGAACCGTCAAGTCCGGCGGCGGGCCCTGTCGCCAGTCGGTCATGGAGAAGTGGTGGGGCCGCGGTATCGACCTCTCGCAGGGGTACGGCCTCACCGAGTGTGGCCCCAACAACTTCGCGATGCCCGACGGCTGGCCCCGGGAGAAGGCCGACACGGTGGGCAAACCGGCGATGCACGTCGAGGCCCGCGTCGTCGACGGCGGCGAGCCGGTCGAGCCCGGCACCGTCGGGGAACTCCAGTTGCGCTCGCCCCACGCCGCAGCGGGCTATCTCGACGAGCCCGCGGAGACCGAGGCGACGTTCGGCGGCGGCTGGGTGTCGACGGGCGACCTCGCCAGCGTCGACGCCGAGGGCTACTACCGCATCGAGGGGCGCAAGAAGGATATGTTCGTCAGCGGCGGGGAGAACGTCTATCCGAGCGAGGTCGAAGCGGCGCTCTCGGCTCACGACGGCGTCGACGAGGTGGTCGTGGTGCCGGTCCCCCACGACCGGTGGGGCGAGGTCGGCAAGGCCGTCGTCGAAGGCGACGACTCGCTCACGCTCGCCGACGTCGAGGCGTTCTGCGACGGCCGGCTCGCGGGCTACAAGGTGCCCAAACGCCTGGCGTTCGTCGACGAGATGCCGACCTCAGGCCCGGAGAAGATAGACCGGCAGGCCGTCGTCGAGCGGTTCGGCGGGGAGTAG
- a CDS encoding mandelate racemase/muconate lactonizing enzyme family protein has product MGKANDIDYADLHDPNAEYTMRELSAESMGATAKRGGGRDVEITDVQTTMVDGNFPWTLVRLYTDAGVVGTGEAYWGAGVPELIERMKPFIVGENPLDIDRLYEHLIQKMSGEGSVEGVTVTAIAGIEIALHDLAGKILEVPAYQLLGGKYRDEMRVYCDCHTEEEADADACAEEARRVVDELGYDALKFDLDVPSGLEKDRANRHLRSGEIRHKAEIVEKVTEEVKDEADVAFDCHWTFSGGSAKRLAEAIEDYDVWWLEDPVPPENLEVQEEVTKSTTTPITVGENRYRVTEERRLIENQAVDMVAPDLPKVGGMRETRKIADVANQYYIPVAMHNVASPVATMASAQVGAAVPNSLAVEYHSYELGWWDDLVEETVIEDGYIEIPEEPGLGVTLDMDAVEEHMVEGDTLFDPA; this is encoded by the coding sequence ATGGGAAAAGCGAACGACATCGATTACGCCGACCTGCACGACCCCAACGCGGAGTACACGATGCGAGAGCTGTCCGCCGAGTCGATGGGGGCGACGGCCAAGCGGGGCGGCGGCCGGGACGTAGAGATAACGGACGTCCAGACCACGATGGTAGACGGGAACTTCCCGTGGACGCTGGTCCGTCTCTACACCGACGCGGGCGTCGTCGGGACCGGTGAGGCCTACTGGGGCGCCGGCGTCCCCGAGCTCATCGAGCGGATGAAACCCTTCATCGTCGGCGAGAACCCCCTGGACATCGACCGCCTCTACGAACATCTCATACAGAAGATGTCCGGCGAGGGGAGCGTCGAAGGGGTCACCGTCACCGCCATCGCCGGCATCGAAATCGCGCTGCACGACCTCGCCGGGAAGATTCTGGAGGTGCCGGCCTACCAGCTGCTGGGCGGGAAGTACCGCGACGAGATGCGGGTCTACTGTGACTGCCACACCGAGGAAGAGGCCGACGCCGACGCCTGTGCCGAGGAGGCCCGCCGCGTCGTCGACGAGCTGGGCTATGACGCCCTGAAGTTCGACCTCGACGTCCCGAGCGGCCTGGAGAAGGACCGCGCGAACCGCCACCTCCGCTCCGGTGAGATCCGACACAAGGCCGAGATCGTCGAGAAGGTCACCGAGGAAGTCAAAGATGAGGCCGACGTGGCCTTCGACTGCCACTGGACGTTCTCCGGTGGGTCGGCCAAGCGACTGGCCGAGGCCATCGAGGACTACGACGTCTGGTGGCTGGAAGACCCCGTCCCGCCGGAGAACCTCGAAGTCCAGGAGGAGGTCACCAAGTCCACGACGACGCCCATCACCGTCGGCGAGAACCGCTACCGCGTGACCGAGGAGCGCCGGCTCATCGAGAACCAGGCCGTCGACATGGTCGCGCCCGACCTCCCGAAGGTCGGCGGGATGCGCGAGACCCGCAAGATAGCCGACGTGGCAAACCAGTACTACATCCCGGTCGCGATGCACAACGTCGCCTCGCCGGTCGCGACGATGGCCAGCGCACAGGTCGGTGCCGCCGTCCCGAACTCCCTCGCCGTCGAGTACCACTCCTACGAGCTGGGCTGGTGGGACGACCTGGTCGAGGAGACCGTCATCGAGGACGGCTACATCGAGATTCCCGAGGAACCGGGCCTGGGCGTCACGCTCGATATGGACGCCGTCGAGGAACACATGGTCGAGGGCGACACGCTGTTCGACCCGGCGTGA
- a CDS encoding sugar phosphate isomerase/epimerase family protein, with amino-acid sequence MDIGVLTVPLGDQSLDDALSYLAGIGVDTVEIGCGGYPGSDHLDRGELLDDDDAQAEFRDLLDEYGLGVSALATHNNPLHPDEERAATADTELREAITLADQLDVNTVTCFSGLPAGGPNDEVPNWITAPWPQEHADAHEYQWEVATEYWSDLAAHAADHGVDVAIEMHPNMLIYEPHGMLELRDATNEYVGANFDPSHLYWQGIDVTAAIRLLGEHGAIHHFHAKDTKVYEDRAREKGVLDTTPYTREPDRSWLFRSIGYGHDESHWKDVVSTLRMVGYDGALSIEHEDSLTSAREGLEKAVDVLDRAVFRTQPGDVYWTE; translated from the coding sequence ATGGATATCGGTGTGCTAACAGTTCCGCTCGGAGACCAGTCACTCGATGACGCCCTCTCGTATCTCGCCGGCATCGGCGTCGACACCGTCGAGATCGGCTGTGGGGGCTACCCGGGCTCGGACCACCTCGACCGCGGCGAATTGCTCGACGATGACGACGCGCAGGCCGAGTTCCGCGACCTGCTCGACGAGTACGGGCTGGGCGTGAGCGCGCTCGCGACGCACAACAACCCGCTCCACCCCGACGAGGAGCGGGCCGCGACCGCGGACACGGAGCTACGGGAGGCTATCACGCTGGCCGACCAGCTGGACGTGAACACGGTGACCTGTTTCTCGGGGCTGCCCGCCGGCGGCCCGAACGACGAGGTCCCGAACTGGATTACCGCGCCCTGGCCCCAGGAACACGCCGACGCCCACGAGTACCAGTGGGAGGTCGCGACGGAGTACTGGTCGGACCTGGCCGCCCACGCCGCCGACCACGGCGTCGACGTGGCCATCGAGATGCACCCGAACATGCTCATCTACGAGCCCCACGGGATGCTTGAACTGCGCGACGCCACCAACGAGTACGTCGGCGCGAACTTCGACCCCTCGCACCTCTACTGGCAGGGCATCGACGTGACCGCGGCCATCCGGCTGCTGGGCGAACACGGGGCCATCCACCACTTCCACGCCAAGGACACCAAGGTCTACGAGGACCGGGCCCGCGAGAAGGGCGTCCTCGATACGACGCCGTACACCCGCGAGCCCGACCGCTCGTGGCTCTTCCGCTCTATCGGCTACGGCCACGACGAGAGCCACTGGAAGGACGTGGTCTCGACCCTGCGGATGGTCGGCTACGACGGGGCCCTCTCCATCGAACACGAGGACTCCCTGACCAGCGCCCGCGAGGGGTTAGAGAAGGCCGTCGACGTGCTGGACCGCGCCGTCTTTCGGACACAGCCGGGTGACGTTTACTGGACCGAATAA
- a CDS encoding Gfo/Idh/MocA family protein, translating to MPAEPLDIGVLGYRFMGKAHANAFARLPMFFDDAPEVNRDVLVGRDADALADAADRLGFARTATDWRDVVDDVDVFYNLGPNHVHAEPSIAALEAGTPTFCEKPLAPTLEDAETMADAASDAGVPAGIAFNYRFIPAIQYAKELIENGDLGEIHHFRGRYLQDWLVDPEAPWSWRNDAEMAGSGALGDLGAHTIDLARYLVGDIAEVSGRLRTFVDERPVEGENETREVTVDDAYSAQVDFENGVMGTLEASRFANGRKNDHTIEIEGSKGSLKFSLERLNELEVLREGSRGYETVLVTDPEDPYVDHWWPPGHVIGWEHTFVHENYEFLSAVAGGGAYEPSFADGLAVQQVLAAVEESDERGERVSVR from the coding sequence ATGCCAGCAGAACCACTCGACATCGGCGTCCTCGGCTACCGCTTCATGGGCAAGGCCCACGCCAACGCCTTCGCCAGGCTCCCGATGTTCTTCGACGACGCCCCCGAGGTGAACCGCGACGTCCTCGTCGGCCGTGACGCGGACGCACTGGCCGACGCGGCCGACCGGCTGGGATTCGCTCGCACCGCGACCGACTGGCGGGACGTGGTCGACGACGTGGACGTGTTCTACAACCTCGGGCCGAACCACGTCCACGCGGAGCCCTCTATCGCCGCGCTGGAGGCCGGGACGCCGACGTTCTGCGAGAAACCGCTCGCGCCGACGCTCGAAGACGCAGAGACGATGGCCGACGCGGCCAGCGACGCGGGAGTCCCCGCCGGCATCGCGTTCAACTACCGGTTCATCCCGGCCATCCAGTACGCCAAGGAGCTCATCGAGAACGGCGACCTGGGCGAGATACACCACTTCCGCGGGCGCTATCTGCAGGACTGGCTCGTCGACCCCGAGGCCCCGTGGTCGTGGCGCAACGACGCTGAGATGGCCGGCAGCGGTGCGCTGGGGGACCTCGGCGCGCACACTATCGACCTCGCGCGGTACCTCGTCGGCGACATCGCCGAGGTGTCCGGCCGCCTCCGGACGTTCGTCGACGAGCGGCCCGTAGAGGGCGAAAACGAGACCCGAGAGGTCACCGTCGACGACGCCTACAGCGCGCAGGTCGACTTCGAGAACGGCGTGATGGGCACCCTCGAAGCCTCCCGGTTCGCCAACGGGCGCAAGAACGACCACACGATCGAGATAGAGGGGTCGAAGGGGAGTCTGAAGTTCTCGCTGGAGCGGCTGAACGAACTGGAGGTCCTGCGCGAGGGGTCGCGGGGGTACGAGACGGTTCTGGTCACCGACCCCGAGGACCCCTACGTCGACCACTGGTGGCCGCCGGGCCACGTCATCGGCTGGGAACACACCTTCGTCCACGAGAACTACGAGTTCCTCTCGGCGGTCGCCGGGGGCGGAGCGTACGAACCGAGCTTCGCGGACGGGCTGGCGGTCCAGCAGGTGCTCGCCGCCGTCGAGGAGAGCGACGAGCGCGGCGAGCGGGTGTCGGTGCGCTGA